From a region of the Polynucleobacter corsicus genome:
- the pufM gene encoding photosynthetic reaction center subunit M encodes MEYQNLFTQTQVTGPASHGVPINAYDMRERTRSIGISHLLGRLGNAQIGPVYLGRLGVASLMFGMTAFFIIGMNMWAQVGWNPLQFVRKLFWLSLDAPSPKYGLSFPPLNEGGWWLIVGLFSTISIMLWWFRTFRRAQALGMGNHVPWAFASAIWLFLVLGLIRPVLMGSWSEGVPFGIFSHLDWTAALSIRYGNLFYNPFHMLSIVFLYGSVLLFAMHGATILAVSRFGGEREIEQIVDRGTASERAALFWRWTMGFNATMESIHRWAWWFAILTPLTGGIGILLTGTVVDNWYLWGVKHNIAPAYPAIYGTVADPALTAPVAPIAIGEKK; translated from the coding sequence ATGGAATATCAAAACTTATTTACTCAAACTCAAGTAACTGGACCTGCTAGTCACGGCGTGCCCATTAACGCATACGATATGCGTGAGCGAACTCGCTCAATCGGGATTAGCCATTTACTGGGTCGTCTAGGCAATGCTCAAATCGGACCAGTTTATCTGGGACGGCTTGGTGTCGCGTCACTCATGTTCGGCATGACGGCATTTTTCATCATTGGTATGAATATGTGGGCACAAGTAGGGTGGAATCCACTGCAGTTTGTCAGAAAACTGTTCTGGCTTTCTCTGGATGCCCCCTCACCAAAGTATGGCCTTAGCTTTCCCCCTCTAAATGAAGGAGGCTGGTGGCTGATTGTGGGTCTCTTTTCTACAATCTCCATTATGTTGTGGTGGTTCAGAACCTTCCGCCGCGCACAAGCACTTGGCATGGGTAACCATGTACCTTGGGCATTTGCTTCTGCAATCTGGTTATTTTTAGTGCTCGGTCTGATTCGACCTGTATTAATGGGTAGCTGGAGTGAAGGAGTGCCATTTGGCATCTTTTCTCACTTGGACTGGACGGCCGCTCTCTCGATTCGTTACGGCAATTTGTTTTACAACCCCTTCCATATGCTCTCGATTGTTTTCTTATATGGATCAGTTCTTTTATTCGCAATGCACGGTGCAACCATTCTGGCGGTGAGCCGTTTTGGTGGAGAGCGAGAAATCGAACAAATTGTTGATCGTGGTACAGCTTCAGAGCGGGCCGCACTGTTTTGGAGATGGACCATGGGTTTCAATGCAACCATGGAATCTATTCACCGTTGGGCCTGGTGGTTTGCAATACTAACGCCACTGACAGGTGGTATCGGTATCTTGTTGACTGGAACAGTGGTTGATAACTGGTATTTATGGGGTGTGAAGCACAACATTGCACCCGCTTATCCAGCAATATATGGAACAGTGGCAGATCCTGCCCTTACAGCGCCCGTTGCTCCAATTGCTATAGGGGAGAAAAAATGA
- the pufL gene encoding photosynthetic reaction center subunit L produces MAMLNFEKKYRVRGGTLIGGDLFDFWVGPFYVGFFGVTTVFFTFLGTAMIFWGTSQVGVFNPWQINIAPPDLKYGLGPAPMMEGGLWQIITICALGAFGSWALREVEISRKLGMGLHVPLAFSMAIFAYFSLVVIRPVLMGAWGHGFPYGILSHLDWVSNTGYQYLHFHYNPAHMIAVTLFFTTTLALALHGALVLSSTNPAAGQTVRTPEHEDTFFRDIIGYSVGTLGIHRLGLFLALAAVFWSAVCIVISGPFWTKGWPEWWTWWLNLPIWG; encoded by the coding sequence ATGGCCATGCTCAACTTTGAAAAGAAATACCGCGTACGCGGCGGGACACTTATCGGTGGAGATCTATTTGATTTCTGGGTAGGCCCGTTTTACGTGGGATTTTTTGGTGTCACTACAGTCTTCTTTACGTTTCTCGGGACTGCAATGATTTTTTGGGGAACCTCTCAGGTTGGAGTTTTTAATCCCTGGCAAATCAATATTGCTCCGCCCGATCTGAAGTATGGTCTCGGGCCAGCCCCCATGATGGAGGGTGGACTTTGGCAGATCATTACGATTTGTGCCTTAGGCGCATTCGGATCATGGGCCTTGCGCGAGGTAGAGATCTCCAGAAAGCTGGGTATGGGTCTTCATGTCCCGCTGGCATTTAGCATGGCAATTTTTGCGTACTTTAGCTTAGTGGTAATTCGTCCAGTACTGATGGGTGCATGGGGACATGGATTCCCGTATGGAATATTGAGTCACCTAGATTGGGTATCCAATACAGGTTATCAATACCTACACTTTCATTACAACCCGGCTCATATGATTGCGGTGACCTTATTCTTCACTACAACCTTGGCGCTTGCCCTGCATGGTGCTTTAGTTCTGTCTTCTACCAATCCTGCCGCTGGTCAGACTGTCAGAACTCCAGAGCATGAAGATACTTTCTTCAGGGACATTATTGGTTATTCAGTAGGAACCTTGGGAATTCACCGTCTCGGTTTATTCCTGGCATTAGCAGCTGTCTTTTGGAGTGCAGTTTGTATCGTGATCAGCGGGCCTTTCTGGACAAAAGGATGGCCTGAGTGGTGGACGTGGTGGTTGAATTTGCCTATCTGGGGGTAG
- the pufA gene encoding light-harvesting antenna LH1, alpha subunit has product MWRIWKLYDPLRAMVAQGVFLFALAAMIHLILLSTVQYKWLDGMSQEQYKAAISAAKK; this is encoded by the coding sequence ATGTGGAGAATTTGGAAGTTATACGACCCACTACGTGCAATGGTTGCCCAGGGAGTTTTTCTCTTTGCTTTGGCAGCGATGATTCATCTCATTTTATTGAGCACTGTTCAATACAAATGGTTGGATGGCATGAGTCAAGAGCAGTACAAAGCAGCAATCTCTGCAGCGAAGAAGTAA
- the pufB gene encoding light-harvesting antenna LH1, beta subunit: protein MSENRSISGLTDAEAQEFHAFYVQGLLGFTAIAVVAHILVWAWRPWFF from the coding sequence ATGAGTGAAAACAGATCTATATCTGGGCTTACCGATGCAGAAGCTCAAGAATTCCATGCATTTTATGTGCAAGGTCTACTTGGATTTACTGCCATCGCTGTCGTCGCGCACATACTTGTATGGGCATGGCGTCCATGGTTCTTTTGA